A genomic window from bacterium includes:
- a CDS encoding Zn-ribbon domain-containing OB-fold protein, translated as MSQITARYWREIPRRYRGEAAKSAKTGKVFFPPRLVEPGNGNRRFKPVKLEYGGEVLSYTIIRVAPSGFEKQSPYALAIIALDEGGRITTQIADVPPDKVKIGMRVRVEFRKIADDGAEGIHLYGYKVVPE; from the coding sequence ATGTCACAGATCACGGCCCGCTATTGGCGGGAAATTCCCCGGCGGTATCGCGGCGAAGCGGCCAAATCTGCCAAGACCGGCAAGGTCTTCTTCCCGCCGCGGCTGGTGGAACCCGGCAACGGCAATCGCCGTTTCAAGCCGGTCAAGCTGGAATACGGCGGAGAAGTCCTGTCCTATACCATCATCCGCGTGGCTCCCAGCGGCTTCGAGAAACAAAGTCCTTATGCCTTGGCGATCATCGCGCTCGATGAAGGCGGTCGCATCACTACGCAGATCGCCGACGTCCCGCCCGATAAGGTCAAAATCGGCATGAGAGTGCGCGTGGAGTTCCGTAAGATCGCCGATGATGGTGCGGAAGGGATTCACCTTTACGGCTATAAAGTCGTACCCGAGTAA